The window ACGAGTTCAAAGCCGTTTGATGCCAGGAGATGCCGGCTAAAGACCCTTAAGCCGAAGTATTTTATTTTCTCCAAAGGTAGGGCTAAAACTTAAAAAGCACGCTAACCGGGCCGAGGGGGCAACCTTCAAGGCCCGGTTTTCGTTACCGGGAGCGGATTCAAGAAACCGAAAAACAGATTTGTGAACAATGTTGTCCAAAAATATGAACTATTAATAAGAATTATATGAGATCCGGCAGGAAAATTTGACTTTATGGCAAATAAGTTCTCTGTAAGAAGTATCACAAGCTGACTTAACAGTTATAGTGAATAGCCTCACTATCACTCTGCAATTATAGGTCGGTAAATCCAGGCCTGCTTTAAAAAAGAGGGGGTTATCCCCTCCCGGTCGGCTCAATTTTCCCGGTCCGGTTCGAGGGCGGTTCCGGAGAGACGGCTTATTGTAGGATGCATACCCTCTGAGGGTTCCATGGCTACTCTTTTATGAGGAGGTTGTTCTAATGGAAACATGCCAATGCGAAGCTAAATGGGAAGAACTCGAAAAGATCATCGACGCCCACCGGGGACAGCCGTCGGCCTTGATCGAGGTCCTCCACCAGAGCCAGGAACTGGTAGGCTATTTGCCTCGCAATGTCCAGGCAGCAATCGCCGATGGTCTGGGGCTTTCTCTAAGCCAGGTTTATAGTGTGGTGTCCTTCTATAACTATTTCACAACCAAGCCCAAGGGCAAATACCAGGTCTCGGTGTGCATGGGCACTGCCTGCTTCGTTAGGGGCGCACCGGCGATACTGGAACGCCTGGTGAAGGAGCTGGGAACGAAAGTCGGCGATACCACGGCAGACGGTAAATTCACCATCAACCAGGTACGCTGCCTCGGTTGCTGCTCCCTGGCGCCAGCAATGACTGTAAACCAGAAGGCCCATGGCCGCTTAACCCCAGATACCGCCCTGAAGATATTAAAGGAATACCAGTAACGCCATCTATCAATAAAGGGGTCCGCTAGAATGCAGGGGGTGATGAGTTGTGATTAAGTCCCTGGAGGAATTGCAGAAGTTCAAGGAAAGTGAATTGGAAGCCATTCAATCCCAAGAAGCGGCCGCGAAGGCGAAGATCGTCGTGGGGATGGGAACCTGCGGCATCGCCGCCGGGGCCCGTGAGGTTATGAACGCCATCCTCGATGAAGTAGCCAAACGCCAGTTAACGGGAGTAATAGTTAGCCAGACAAGTTGCATCGGCCTTTGCGCCCACGAGCCCCTCGTTGAGGTGATTTTACCCGGCCAGCCGAAGGTGACTTACGGGAAGGTAGACGCCACCAAAGCCAGGGAAATTGTGGGTCGCCATGTCGTTGATGGCAACATTGTAACCGAATGGGTTGTGAACCGCCAGGGGGACGCCATCAGGCCCCACACGGAGTTGCCCTTTTTTAAACACCAGGTCCGCATAGCCCTGCGCAACTGCGGCATTATTAACCCCGAATCCATTGAAGAATATATTGTGCGGGATGGATATCTGGCACTGGCTAAAGTATTGACCGAAATGAAACCGGCAGAAGTCATCGACGTGATCAAGAAATCGGGCCTTCGGGGCCGGGGAGGCGGCGGTTTCCCCACCGGGCTAAAATGGGAGTTTGCCCATCGCTCGCCGGGACCCATCAAGTACATTGTGTGCAATGCGGATGAGGGAGATCCAGGGGCTTTCATGGACCGCAGCATCCTGGAAGGCGATCCTCATGCCGTGCTGGAAGGTATGGCCATCGCCGGCTATGCCATCGGCGCCAACCAGGGATACATTTACGTGCGGGCGGAATATCCCCTTGCGGTGCACCGGCTGAAAATCGCCATCAGCCAGGCACGGGAAAAAGGTCTCTTGGGCAAAAATCTGTTCAATTCCGGTTTTGACTTTGACGTCGATATTAGGCTGGGCGCCGGCGCCTTCGTCTGTGGCGAAGAAACAGCATTGCTGGCTTCCATCGAGGGACGCCGGGGCGAGCCGCGGCCGCGTCCTCCTTTCCCAGCCGTATCAGGTTTGTGGGGCAAGCCCACGATAATCAATAATGTAGAGACCTTGGCTAATGTGCCCACCATTATTCGCAACGGCTGGGAATGGTTTGCTTCCATCGGTACCGAAAAGAGCAAGGGTACCAAGGTCTTTGCCCTGGCAGGGAAAATCAACAACAATGGCCTGATAGAAGTGCCTATGGGTACCACCTTGGGCCAGATAGTTTATGATATAGGCGGTGGAATACCCAGCGGCAAGAAGTTTAAAGCTGCCCAAATTGGAGGTCCGTCAGGCGGATGTATTCCCGCCGAACACCTTAATGTACCCATTGATTATGACTCTCTAACGGCCCTGGGGGCCATCATGGGGTCGGGCGGTCTAATCATTATGGACGAAGACACCTGCATGGTGGACCTGGCCACATTTTTCCTGGACTTTGTTAAAGATGAATCCTGCGGCAAATGTACGCCCTGCCGGATCGGTACTACCCGGATGCTGGAGATCCTGGACCGCATCACCAAGGGCCAAGGCCAGGAAGGGGATATTGGACTCCTTAGAGAACTGGCCCAGCAGATCAAGGATACTGCCCTGTGCGGCCTGGGGCAGACGGCCCCTAACCCGGTCTTGAGCACCATCGTCTATTTCCGGGACGAGTACCTTGCCCATATTCGCGACCACCGTTGCCCGGCCCATGTTTGCCAGGAGCTGATTTCATATGTTATTGACGCCGAGAAATGTACCGGTTGCGGGGCCTGCAGTCGCGTCTGCCCGGCGGGGGCCATAAGCGGTGGCAAAAAAGAACCCCATCAGATTGAGCCTGCAGCCTGCATTAAATGCGGCAGCTGTTATGAGAAATGTAGGTTCGGAGCCATAACGAGGGAATGAAAGGGAAAAATGGGAGGTAAGTAAGTTGAGCACCGTAAACTTAACCATTGACAATATACCGGTGGAAGTTGAGACCGGAACGACGATCTTACAAGCCGCCGCAAAGGCCGGTATTCACATTCCCACCCTTTGTTACCTGGAAGGCATCAACGAGATCGGCGCCTGCCGGGTCTGCGTGGTTGAAGTTGAAGGGGCCAGGAACCTGATGGCCTCCTGTGTGACCCC of the Thermanaeromonas sp. C210 genome contains:
- the nuoF gene encoding NADH-quinone oxidoreductase subunit NuoF, with the protein product MGTCGIAAGAREVMNAILDEVAKRQLTGVIVSQTSCIGLCAHEPLVEVILPGQPKVTYGKVDATKAREIVGRHVVDGNIVTEWVVNRQGDAIRPHTELPFFKHQVRIALRNCGIINPESIEEYIVRDGYLALAKVLTEMKPAEVIDVIKKSGLRGRGGGGFPTGLKWEFAHRSPGPIKYIVCNADEGDPGAFMDRSILEGDPHAVLEGMAIAGYAIGANQGYIYVRAEYPLAVHRLKIAISQAREKGLLGKNLFNSGFDFDVDIRLGAGAFVCGEETALLASIEGRRGEPRPRPPFPAVSGLWGKPTIINNVETLANVPTIIRNGWEWFASIGTEKSKGTKVFALAGKINNNGLIEVPMGTTLGQIVYDIGGGIPSGKKFKAAQIGGPSGGCIPAEHLNVPIDYDSLTALGAIMGSGGLIIMDEDTCMVDLATFFLDFVKDESCGKCTPCRIGTTRMLEILDRITKGQGQEGDIGLLRELAQQIKDTALCGLGQTAPNPVLSTIVYFRDEYLAHIRDHRCPAHVCQELISYVIDAEKCTGCGACSRVCPAGAISGGKKEPHQIEPAACIKCGSCYEKCRFGAITRE
- a CDS encoding complex I 24 kDa subunit family protein, whose product is METCQCEAKWEELEKIIDAHRGQPSALIEVLHQSQELVGYLPRNVQAAIADGLGLSLSQVYSVVSFYNYFTTKPKGKYQVSVCMGTACFVRGAPAILERLVKELGTKVGDTTADGKFTINQVRCLGCCSLAPAMTVNQKAHGRLTPDTALKILKEYQ